A region of the Thiomicrorhabdus sp. genome:
TGTAAGCCAAGAGGTTGCATGGCAGAACCTAAATCTTCCAAGTAGTTTTCAATATCGCGTAAAAACGAGTCAAAATTGGCGTGTAAATCAGCCACTTTCCATCCCATATCTTCGGGAATTTTCATTTTGACCGCTTGTTCAATGATTAACTCTTTAGCATTTGATTTCACCAAACCATCATCTAAAGAGGTGTACTCACGAATGGTGTCATTGATGGCGACAAAATCGTCAGACAAGCCAGCAGGTGAGAAAGATGGCACTTGGTAACTGATAATGACACCACGACCGCGACGTTTGACGTGAAGTGCTTCGCCAATGTTATCGACAATATAAGGGTAAACAACGGGGGTGTTGCCAACCGCTAAATTAGGGTAATCGTACGCCCAAAGACCACGTTCTTTACCTGGATGCCACTCTTGTGTGCCGTGAGTTCCCCAATGAACGATGGCATCGGTATTATAGACTTCACGAATCCAAAGATAGGCGGCGGCATAGTAATGGTTCATGGGTTTTTTGGTGTCATGAAACAGGTCTTTGTCTTGTTGTGCGGTGCTGCCACCACGGCTTGGCTGCGGCATAACGATTAAATTCCCCAGCTTTAAGCGAGGAATCACAAAGCCTTTTTTTCCTTGATATTTCACCACCCAATGATTCTTTGCGGCGTCTCCCCAATGCTGATTCATATCATCTTGCACTTTTTGCGGTAAGGTTTTAAACCAGGCCTGGTAAATTGATAAAGGCATAAAATCCCACATATCGGTTTTCATCAATTCAGGTAAGGCATTTTGGCGATATGCAGGGCGTAACATAGTGGCTACCGCATCAATCATTTGTTGTTCAGTAATATCCTTAAATTGGTAACCTTGTCTTTTTAAATCGGTAACTAATTTTTCAATAGAACGCGGAACATTCATATTAGATGCACCTTGGTTTTTCTCACCAGGTGGATGGTTCCAAAACAGCAAAGCCAATTTTTTATCGGCATTGGCTTTTTTCTGTAATTTAGCCAAATTCATGGCTTTTCCAATCAGTAAGTCCATCTGTTCAGGTAAAGGAATCATTTCACCATCAGGGTTTACTGTTAAAACAATAGGATCTTGTAGTCCAATATACTCAGCATTGGTTAATGTAAACGGTAAACGGAACGAGCTCACGCCCGCCAAGTCTTCAAGATACATTTCTCTGCCGCCTTCACGGTAGTGAAGGATGTTAAGAACAGGAATTCCTTGAGCTTGATAACGTAATTTTTTGCCATCAGTATCGCCACCTAAAAAGGTATTGACCAGCATGACATTTGGTAAAACTTTGCCTTGATAAGTGATTAACGGCTCGTCAAATTTGTAAGGACGCCCTGTTTTTGGGTTAGGGAAAGGGTTGTCGGTTTGATTTTTTGCTTGAGGTCGACTGCTTGGTCTCTGTGAAATGGTTTGAGGTTTGCCGGAGTTTGCCTGCATTGGACGGCCAGAAGGTTTACCTTGAGGCTTGGTTGCACCTTGTTGTGGACGTTTAGCAAAGGTATTGCTATTAACTCGAGCGGCTCGATAATAAACTAAGGGCATGGCACCGCGTTTTTCAATTTCAGTAATCACGGCATCTAAATGACGGGTTTGACCATCGGACAGATAACTGGAAGTCGTTTCCATTCCAATTACAATGCTTGGCTTTCTTTCGGTGTCGTCTTTTTGGTTCTGCTGTTGCCACCAGCTTAAATAACTTGGTAGGTCAGTAAAGATTTGTTTTGAGTATTTTGGGTGGTAGATTCCGCCATTTGGCATTTCAATAGGAGGTGCTACTTGGGCTAAATCTTCACCATTAATCAGTGCTTTGGCATAGTCAAACAGTAAACGATGGTTGTCTGTCATGCCACCTAAATAATAGGCGTAAATATTTTGTCCAATCTGACCACTGACATTAACAGTTCGCATCTTTAAGGTACGGCTGAAACGGTTAATATAAACAACAGGAACTTTTAAGGCACGTAAGGTATCGCCTGCGATATTTTCAATCATCGCTTGGTCTTCATTTCGCGGTGCATCAATAATCACCAGGCCTGCATTTTTTAAAGCTTTTTTAATCCCCTTGATACCACCAGAACCATTTTTAGCATCGACTTGTACCCAAGAAAACTCAACTCCTTGCTCTTTGGCAAGCGGTTGGAGTAACTTAAATTTATGGTTTAGTACAAACTCAGTAGATATCAGTGCTACCTTGTTTTGTAGAACTTTATTTGGTTCGGCTTCTGACGCTGAAACGGAGGCTGACCAGATTGCCAACCAACCGCTTATCAGAAACATCAATAATGAGTAATGTTTCATATTATTCCTTAGAATTTAACTTTTAAGCCAGCCATCCAAACTCGGCCTGGATCAACATTAATGGAAAGGTCTTCTTGGTTATAAACACCATCCTGATTGCTGTCATAAGTACCACGCACGATGGAATAGAATTGGTCATCAAGTACATTATCGACTTTAAAGAAGAAGCTTAGATCAGAAGGTCGACCTCCCACGACTTTAGCTTTGGTTTTGTATTCCAAACCTAAGTTAAATAATGTGCGGGCAGGCATTTTTTCTTGGTTGATTTCATCGGCATAACTTTCACCACGGTAATCTACTTCAGCATTAATAGTGAGGTGATTTGTGGCATACCAATTAGTACGGAAGTTAACACTATGGGTTGGGGTTCTTGGTACATAGTTGCCGCTGTTGTCATAGTGTTCAAAATAGACTTGACGGGTTGGATCGGTTAAAGCTGCTAAAGAATCGACAGAGGTTCCGTAAGGGTTCCCTAAAGCTAGATAAAAGTCTTTATAACGACCAAATTTACTTACAAGATAGGTGTAAGCAAAGTCAAAAGAAAGATCATGTTTCTTTTCAGTTTGCAGAGCGAGCTCTAAACCATAGCTAGTGGTTTGACCTATGTTTTCGTATAAATCTTCAATATTGTATTGATTAGTAACATTGCCGTTGACGTATTGCCCGATACTGCTAGTAATGAAATCACTACGGTCAATATAAAATGCTGAGGTATTCATTTTGGTTTTCCAACCAAAGAGGCTGGTTGT
Encoded here:
- the cobN gene encoding cobaltochelatase subunit CobN; protein product: MKHYSLLMFLISGWLAIWSASVSASEAEPNKVLQNKVALISTEFVLNHKFKLLQPLAKEQGVEFSWVQVDAKNGSGGIKGIKKALKNAGLVIIDAPRNEDQAMIENIAGDTLRALKVPVVYINRFSRTLKMRTVNVSGQIGQNIYAYYLGGMTDNHRLLFDYAKALINGEDLAQVAPPIEMPNGGIYHPKYSKQIFTDLPSYLSWWQQQNQKDDTERKPSIVIGMETTSSYLSDGQTRHLDAVITEIEKRGAMPLVYYRAARVNSNTFAKRPQQGATKPQGKPSGRPMQANSGKPQTISQRPSSRPQAKNQTDNPFPNPKTGRPYKFDEPLITYQGKVLPNVMLVNTFLGGDTDGKKLRYQAQGIPVLNILHYREGGREMYLEDLAGVSSFRLPFTLTNAEYIGLQDPIVLTVNPDGEMIPLPEQMDLLIGKAMNLAKLQKKANADKKLALLFWNHPPGEKNQGASNMNVPRSIEKLVTDLKRQGYQFKDITEQQMIDAVATMLRPAYRQNALPELMKTDMWDFMPLSIYQAWFKTLPQKVQDDMNQHWGDAAKNHWVVKYQGKKGFVIPRLKLGNLIVMPQPSRGGSTAQQDKDLFHDTKKPMNHYYAAAYLWIREVYNTDAIVHWGTHGTQEWHPGKERGLWAYDYPNLAVGNTPVVYPYIVDNIGEALHVKRRGRGVIISYQVPSFSPAGLSDDFVAINDTIREYTSLDDGLVKSNAKELIIEQAVKMKIPEDMGWKVADLHANFDSFLRDIENYLEDLGSAMQPLGLHTFGETAEDDHLALNIMLMLGDDLMQPLGIKNSRQLFKADYKLIKESEPFKFVRSHIIQQQPLSAKDQANSALAAMVKQGIKYANNMRAETETTGLLTSLSAKWVDPSYGGDPIRNPDALPTGRNMYGFDPSRIPTKAAYAAGVQAMKELIISHEATHNEFPKKLTFTMWSSETLRHLGMLEAQIFYAMGVKPTWDRGGRVTGLEVIPLEELGRPRIDTVISLTGLYRDQFPNVMERFNEAIEMLANLDESPEQNLIKANTLRIEKALRASGIDAKSARNFALTRVFGTESGDYGTKLPDATLASDQWDEKDGKLAELYLSRMSWAYGPDKSQWSQKAKDATGKIVNVYAEQLKGTSAAVFSRSSNLRGLLDMDHPFEYLGGISLAVQHLDGKAPQLYISNMRDPKKAKLQTAERFLATELRAVYQHPNWVKEMQKEGYAGTLEMLDVINNFWGWQVMDRNVVRDDQWQEFHEVYIKDKYNLDMKEWFEKSNPTAKAQIAERMLEAIRKDYWKASEQTKKELVQVYQELAEKYDVQSDNQTFKAYVAELAAGYGLSSAPAPDAATSQAAIDTPQQPENSEQTESSDATEVVQGQVMQEQQAQEPQEPQPRWWLVLFALLLIGAIHQAWLRKKQSA